Within Gymnogyps californianus isolate 813 chromosome 27, ASM1813914v2, whole genome shotgun sequence, the genomic segment tttttttttttatcatcccTTCGCCTTTTCATGAGACACTTCCAAACCTACGTACCTGTCCTTCTGCAGGATAGTAGCCCTGCCCTGAATCCAATCCCACCACCGGGCACTGGGAAGAGTTTAGCATAAGGATTTCTTTTAAACCCCAATATGACAGTTGCTACCGGAGATCCTGCAGACGAAGCTGCAGCTCTTCCCGGTCACCCGCAGGACACGTATAACCCTGAGACCGACCATGAATGCTGCGAGAGGGTGGTCATTAATATTTCGGGTCTGCGCTTTGAGACACAGCTCAAGACACTAGCCCAGTTTCCAGAGACCTTACTAGGGGATCCTAAAAAGAGAATGAGATATTTCGACCCACTCCGGAATGAGTATTTCTTTGACCGGAACAGACCCAGCTTCGACGCGATTTTGTACTATTACCAGTCCGGTGGGAGGTTGCGGAGGCCGGTTAACGTGCCCTTGGATATCTTCTCGGAAGAGATTCGTTTCTATGAACTGGGGGAAGAAGCGATGGAGATGTTTCGGGAGGATGAAGGCTACatcaaagaagaggaaagaccgTTGCCTGAGAACGAGTTTCAGAGACAAGTGTGGTTGCTCTTTGAGTACCCTGAGAGCTCAGGCCCTGCCAGGATTATAGCTATTGTCTCCGTCATGGTGATTTTAATCTCCATCGTCAGCTTTTGCCTGGAAACGTTGCCCATTTTTCGGGATGAGAACGAAGACATGCACGGCAGTGGGCTGAGCCATCCCCCCTACTCCAACAGCAGCATGGGGTACCAGCAGTCCACCTCTTTCACAGACCCCTTCTTCATCGTGGAGACACTTTGCATCATCTGGTTCTCCTTTGAGTTCTTGGTGAGGTTTTTCGCCTGCCCCAGCAAGGCTGGGTTTTTTACCAACATCATGAACATTATAGACATCGTAGCCATCATTCCCTATTTCATCACCTTAGGGACGGAGCTGGCCGAGAAGCCGGAGGATGGTCAGCAAGGCCAGCAAGCCATGTCCTTGGCCATCCTTCGAGTCATCCGCTTGGTGCGGGTATTCAGGATCTTCAAACTCTCCCGACACTCCAAGGGGCTGCAGATCCTGGGGCAGACTCTCAAGGCCAGCATGCGGGAGCTGGGCCTCttgatatttttcctcttcatcgGCGTCATCCTCTTCTCCAGTGCCGTCTACTTTGCCGAGGCCGACGAGAGCGAGTCCCAGTTCCCGAGCATCCCCGATGCCTTCTGGTGGGCCGTGGTTTCCATGACGACTGTTGGCTACGGAGACATGGTCCCCACGACCATCGGGGGGAAAATAGTGGGTTCCTTGTGTGCCATCGCTGGCGTATTAACGATTGCCTTACCAGTGCCCGTCATAGTGTCTAACTTCAATTACTTCTACCACCGGGAGAcggagggagaggagcaggctCAATATTTGCAAGTAACCAGCTGCCCAAAGATCCCCTCTTCCCCTGAcctaaagaaaagcagaagtgccTCTACGATTAGTAAGTCCGATTATATGGAGATTCAGGAAGGCGTAAACAATAGCAATGAGGATTTTAGGGAGGAGAACTTGAAGACAGCCAATTGCACCCTAGCTAACACAAACTATGTGAATATCACCAAAATGCTAACCGATGTCTAGTCGCTAAAATCTAGTACCGTATTTAAAGCTGAAGTGGAACAATTGCAGATATTGAGTGCTGCTCTGCATTGTagttaatacagtattttctacGGTGTGTCTTTGGTTCTGCATGGGAAGCAATAGCTGTGTAAGTGACTTTTAACCTTTGATTTCCACACCGACTAAGCGTTCgtgcaaaaaaaaaccaaacccaaaccattttgtttcccttctcccATCCCAGGCTTTGTGCGTTTCCAAAGATACGGAGCGGTTGGGCATTTCGAGCAACGGGATGGGGATGCGGGGAGCAGCTCCGGGCCATCCCGGGGTACCACGAACGCCGGTCCCTGTCCCGCGGAGCTGGGTGATAGCCAGCTTCCAGGCGTGGGGAACGGCTGGGAAAAGTCAGGCAGAGCTTAATGAAGGGAAGATGCAGTCGTGTGTCCGAATTGCTTGAAGGCTCAGGTTTCCGCCCCGGGAATGCCAAGTGCGAACGCATCGCCCAGGCTCCTGTTTCATAACTGAAAATGCTGCATGCTGCAATAGTTTCAGCCACTGCAGTAAGCCAGTGTGAGGCCCAGGGGAGGGATAATTAGTATGACGGCACATTATTTATTAAGTCTTAAATTTTCTATGCTAGGCATCGGGAGGGACGAGTAAATAAATCAAGCgcttggattttatttatttatttagatgaCACTTCCATCACCAATATTTCCAGGATCACCAAAGACACCTCCACTGACACATTGAAAATGAGTtggaaaaagcatctttttttatatctatatataaaacTGGAGCAACTATGCTGTGGCCTATAATATATTTATACTGCAGTGAAATTTAACCAGTAATACAGTACAGCTGCATGGATATTTGTTGCATGAATCTGAATAtttaatacacacacagatatatatTTTCTTAGTAGACTCTACAGTATTCATGTTTATAGTGTTTATAGATTCTCCGGTGGCTCGAAGGAGATTCATGGGAGTTAAAAAATCTccattatatttaaaaactggATGGGGAAGGCATGTGCTGACAACAGTTTGATAGATAACAAGGCAAAGCCTGAGTGTCCGAGCATCCAGACCACAAGAGCCAACTAATGCAAGCGAGGGAAGGTGAGCTGAAAGTTAAACACCTGCACTCATTATGGGGCGAGTAATTAGTCATTAGTCTTGGTGTCATGAGCAGAAACCACGGTGGATCAGAGAGGGCACGAGGAGCAGGTGGAGTAGCAGGTACCGGCTCTCCTGACTTGTTTGTTCAGCAATTTTCAGCCATTTCCCATATAattattgtgtgtgtgtatatagatatTTAGAGAGCGACTATAGGGCCGAATCCTCAGCAAACGTCAGCGCTTGGGGCATCGGGGGGCTTCCCGGCTCAGGGGGGCCGGGATGGTGGGACATGGGCTGGAGCAGGACGACCTGCCCCACGGTGCCCATGGGATCACCAGGGCAGGGTGCGTTTTGGGCTGGAAAACTCCTTTTCAACCATGTAGAGCCTCAGGGCTGGTGGTTTATTCCTTTATGGTGGAGAGGGCACATGCTGAGGGTAGGCTGGATCCAAGCTGGCGCCTCTGAGCCTTTGCTTTGCCTTCTTCCAGGGTTTTTAAGAGGGGTGAGTCAAGGTGCAGAGACCCTGAGGTTGTCTCTGCTTCTTCTTCATCCCTGGTGTTATTTGGGGATAGATGGGAGCTGTCGGTCCAGGGGGATCTCATCTGCTTTCCCCATCCCCGTCTGGATTTCCTTGTGTTTTCCCCCCATTGCCGACAATCCCTGGGGATGGGCGCCCCGTTCCTCTGTCACGTCAGAGGAGAGGGATGCAAACCTCTTCCAAGGTCGTGGTCGAGCAAAGCTTCCCCAGGGTGCGGGATGGGGTTTAGCAGCGTGTTGAGTTGGGGTGAATTTGGGCTGAATTGGGGCCCGGTCAGTGCTGTGCCGCCGCGGTGACGCATGGGCACAAGGAGGGAACCCCACTGCAGAGCGTGTGAGGGAGTTCAGTCAGACCCTTCCTGCCCTCAGAGAGGAAAACCAtactaataacaataaaataaacgGTGCTAGCGTATTCTACAGCAATGGttcaaaatgctgctttagGGCCGGATCCATCTCTCGTGCTGATGTGGCTCCACTCGGCCAGGTGGAATCACgcctcatttttatttgattgattgattgattcAGGCCTGGCTATAATTAATACCCGGTGTCCATGGTTAGTGCACGAGAGTCCTGGCTTCTGCTTGGTGCAGAGGACCGGCAGCATCAATGCATTGGGTCTCAAAGGtgctcagcaccacgcagcatGGGGCCCCTGGCCTGTCTTTAATTATATCTCATTATATTGGgagccctctcctccctctttgctgctgcagctctgaaatggGAGCCCCTGAAGCCCGTTAACAtcttaaacacacacaaaaagaagcaaCGCAACCGAAAGCAATAAATCTCTGCTTCTGAAGCTCATCCTGTCGAATGGGACAGGGCGGGTGTGAGTCGCCAGCTTGGGCACAATTCCCGGGGCAGTCGGCCAGTTTCCATCGATCCAGCTCGTGGTGGGTCCGTGGGCATGTGAGCTTGCGTGGGGAAGCTGCCTGATGCGCCAGGATGCTGcctgcccacccacccacccatgggtgccccTAGCACCAGGCAATCCCATTCCTGGTGTGCGGGAAAGCACCGAGGCCAAGGGCAGGTTCCTGCAGGTTTTTTGGGAGGATGCTGGCCCTCAAGGAGACTTTGCCAAGCGCCCGGTTGTTTAATGCCTGTGGGCTTTGGATGATTTGGGGGGAGCGTTTGCCAAAGTATTGCGTGCATCTCGGGAGCGTGAGCGCCGTTGTGGTTCGGTAAGGAGGAAGATCATGGGTTTTTTGGGAAGATGTTGTTTTGAGCACGGTGTCCCTACAGGCTTTCCgaggccaggcaggaggggagagcaggtctgtgagcaggatcaggcccatcCAAACCCAAGCACCAAACTGGGGGGTCCCGGCTGCTGGTCTCGggcagccccagagctgcaTCGTAGGGATGAACGGGGCCAAAGAGCAAGAAGCCATGTTCCTCCTGTCGTCACCAATGTGAGCTGGCATCCGTCCCCATGGCAGGGGC encodes:
- the LOC127026269 gene encoding potassium voltage-gated channel subfamily A member 2; translated protein: MTVATGDPADEAAALPGHPQDTYNPETDHECCERVVINISGLRFETQLKTLAQFPETLLGDPKKRMRYFDPLRNEYFFDRNRPSFDAILYYYQSGGRLRRPVNVPLDIFSEEIRFYELGEEAMEMFREDEGYIKEEERPLPENEFQRQVWLLFEYPESSGPARIIAIVSVMVILISIVSFCLETLPIFRDENEDMHGSGLSHPPYSNSSMGYQQSTSFTDPFFIVETLCIIWFSFEFLVRFFACPSKAGFFTNIMNIIDIVAIIPYFITLGTELAEKPEDGQQGQQAMSLAILRVIRLVRVFRIFKLSRHSKGLQILGQTLKASMRELGLLIFFLFIGVILFSSAVYFAEADESESQFPSIPDAFWWAVVSMTTVGYGDMVPTTIGGKIVGSLCAIAGVLTIALPVPVIVSNFNYFYHRETEGEEQAQYLQVTSCPKIPSSPDLKKSRSASTISKSDYMEIQEGVNNSNEDFREENLKTANCTLANTNYVNITKMLTDV